From a region of the Mycobacterium sp. SMC-8 genome:
- a CDS encoding TrmH family RNA methyltransferase, which produces MTDQPGPTEWGQGPGVGPWQGPLPDDPRFDPELLRTGDTRNVVDAYRYWTREAIIADIDRRRHPLHIAIENFGNDANIGSVVRTANAFAVDTVHIVGRRRWNRRGAMVTDRYQRLRHHDTTADLLDFAAAAGLAVVAVDNVQGAARIEDVTLPRDCLLIFGQEGPGITEDAKDGAPLTVSIAQFGSTRSINAGVAAGIAMHAWIRQHADLNQAW; this is translated from the coding sequence ATGACTGACCAGCCCGGTCCAACCGAATGGGGCCAGGGTCCCGGGGTGGGACCCTGGCAGGGGCCACTCCCGGACGACCCGCGCTTCGACCCTGAACTGCTGCGCACCGGTGACACCCGCAATGTCGTTGACGCATACCGCTATTGGACCCGGGAAGCGATCATCGCCGATATCGATCGGCGCCGGCACCCGCTGCACATCGCGATCGAGAACTTCGGCAACGACGCGAACATCGGCTCGGTGGTGCGGACCGCGAACGCGTTCGCGGTGGACACCGTGCACATCGTCGGCCGCCGCCGCTGGAATCGGCGCGGCGCCATGGTGACCGACCGGTACCAGCGACTGCGCCACCACGACACCACCGCCGACCTCCTCGACTTCGCGGCTGCGGCCGGGCTGGCCGTGGTCGCCGTCGACAACGTCCAGGGTGCGGCCCGCATCGAGGACGTGACACTGCCCCGGGACTGCCTGCTCATCTTCGGGCAGGAAGGACCGGGTATCACCGAGGACGCGAAAGACGGTGCTCCGCTGACGGTTTCAATCGCCCAGTTCGGATCCACGCGCAGTATCAACGCGGGGGTCGCCGCCGGGATCGCGATGCACGCCTGGATCCGTCAGCACGCCGACCTCAACCAGGCGTGGTGA
- a CDS encoding MFS transporter, whose amino-acid sequence MTRRWAALGVLTLAVLLIGIDGTVLALATPFISSDLGATGTQILWIGDIYSFVLAALLISMGSLGDRIGHRKLLLCGATAFAVISAVTAYSSSPQMLIATRALLGMAGATLTPATLALIRGLFPDQRERSIAVGVWASAFSAGAALGPVVGGVLLEHFWWGSVFLINIPVMAVLLVGGVLLLPEHRNPDPGPWDLPSVALSMAGMLGVVYALKEGFTGLVHGIGADVVIAGLAGVAALILFVRRQLRLPAPLIDVRLFGNPRFSGVVAANLLSVLGLSGLVFFLSQYFQLVHGYGPLKAGLAELPAAVTATVFGVLAGVAVRHFSHRAVLTTGLALVGVAMAALMGTLLILTPIAPYPPLGVALFVVGVGLGLAFTVASDVILASVPKERAGAAAAVSETAYELGMALGIAMLGSIVTAVYRTVAFAPQLAPGLAEQARDSLPSAIHAAQALPADQQAVMLDAAKASFTQGLSVASGVGAVLLLTSAVAVWWLLRPRPGDSPRLVEVGVLTDPGVHRDPGGDPRVDTARGSELGD is encoded by the coding sequence ATGACCCGCCGCTGGGCGGCTCTCGGTGTCCTGACACTGGCCGTACTGCTGATCGGCATCGACGGCACGGTGCTCGCACTGGCGACCCCGTTCATCAGCTCCGACCTCGGCGCCACCGGCACCCAGATCCTGTGGATCGGTGACATCTACTCGTTCGTGCTCGCCGCGCTGCTCATCAGCATGGGCAGCCTCGGCGACCGGATCGGACACCGGAAGTTGCTGCTCTGCGGCGCAACGGCTTTCGCGGTCATCTCGGCCGTCACGGCGTACTCTTCGTCGCCGCAGATGCTGATCGCCACCCGAGCGCTGCTCGGGATGGCCGGCGCGACCCTGACACCGGCCACATTGGCGTTGATCCGCGGCCTGTTCCCCGATCAGCGCGAGCGCAGCATCGCCGTCGGCGTGTGGGCGTCGGCATTCTCGGCCGGCGCCGCGCTCGGACCGGTGGTGGGCGGCGTTCTGCTGGAGCACTTCTGGTGGGGATCGGTATTTCTGATCAACATCCCGGTCATGGCGGTCCTGCTCGTTGGCGGCGTGCTGCTGCTGCCCGAACACCGCAACCCCGACCCCGGTCCGTGGGATCTGCCCAGCGTCGCGCTGTCGATGGCCGGGATGCTCGGCGTGGTGTACGCGCTGAAGGAGGGCTTCACCGGGCTGGTGCACGGCATCGGAGCCGACGTGGTGATCGCCGGCCTGGCCGGCGTCGCGGCGCTCATACTGTTCGTCCGTCGTCAGTTGCGGCTTCCGGCGCCGCTGATCGACGTGCGCCTGTTCGGCAACCCACGGTTTTCCGGCGTGGTGGCCGCGAACCTGCTGTCGGTGCTCGGGCTGTCCGGCCTGGTGTTCTTCCTGTCCCAGTATTTCCAACTCGTGCACGGGTACGGCCCGTTGAAGGCGGGCCTGGCCGAACTCCCGGCCGCGGTGACGGCCACGGTGTTCGGGGTGCTTGCCGGCGTGGCCGTGCGCCACTTCTCCCACCGCGCCGTGCTGACCACCGGACTCGCCCTCGTCGGCGTGGCGATGGCCGCGCTGATGGGCACGCTGCTCATCCTCACCCCGATCGCGCCGTACCCGCCGCTGGGTGTCGCGTTGTTCGTGGTCGGCGTCGGCCTCGGACTGGCGTTCACCGTCGCCAGCGACGTGATCCTGGCCAGCGTCCCCAAGGAGCGGGCCGGCGCGGCGGCCGCGGTCTCGGAGACGGCCTACGAACTCGGCATGGCGCTGGGCATCGCGATGCTCGGCTCGATCGTCACCGCCGTGTACCGCACCGTCGCGTTCGCGCCACAGCTTGCGCCCGGGCTCGCCGAGCAGGCCCGCGACTCACTGCCCAGCGCGATCCACGCCGCCCAGGCGCTGCCCGCCGATCAGCAGGCGGTGATGCTCGACGCCGCGAAAGCATCGTTCACCCAGGGCCTTTCGGTGGCTTCCGGGGTCGGGGCCGTTCTTCTGCTCACCTCCGCGGTCGCGGTGTGGTGGCTGCTACGTCCCCGGCCGGGGGACTCACCACGCCTGGTTGAGGTCGGCGTGCTGACGGATCCAGGCGTGCATCGCGATCCCGGCGGCGACCCCCGCGTTGATACTGCGCGTGGATCCGAACTGGGCGATTGA
- a CDS encoding TetR/AcrR family transcriptional regulator, translated as MPATRDELLRAAADFLGRRPNATQDEIATAVGVSRATLHRHFAGRLALMTALEELAIAEMRAALDTARLHEGTATDALRRLVAACEPVSPYLALLYSQSQELDVDTTLDIWHDVDSEITALFERGQRAGEFRPELTAAWLTEAFYGLIGSTAWSIRAGRAAARDFDRFVIGLLLHGVSA; from the coding sequence ATGCCTGCCACCCGGGACGAGTTGCTCCGCGCCGCCGCCGACTTCCTCGGCCGCCGGCCGAACGCGACCCAGGACGAGATCGCCACCGCCGTCGGCGTGAGCCGCGCGACGCTGCACCGCCACTTCGCGGGCCGGCTCGCGTTGATGACCGCGCTGGAGGAGCTCGCGATCGCCGAAATGCGCGCGGCACTTGACACGGCCCGGCTGCACGAGGGCACCGCCACCGACGCGCTGCGGAGGCTGGTGGCGGCATGCGAACCGGTTTCGCCGTATCTGGCGCTGCTCTACAGCCAGAGTCAGGAACTCGACGTCGACACCACCCTGGACATCTGGCACGACGTCGACAGCGAGATCACCGCACTGTTCGAGCGCGGGCAGCGCGCCGGCGAGTTCCGGCCGGAACTCACCGCGGCGTGGCTCACCGAGGCGTTCTACGGCCTCATCGGCAGCACCGCGTGGTCGATCCGCGCCGGCCGCGCCGCGGCCCGGGACTTCGACCGGTTCGTCATCGGCTTGCTTCTGCACGGGGTGAGCGCATGA
- a CDS encoding glycoside hydrolase family 76 protein, translating into MDQLWANRAASAEAAITTRHLRRLWGLPGTQLGVVAWPPAAQHRRFGTWHYWWQAHLLDNLVDAQVRDPKPERLTAINRQIRGHRLRNLGRWTNDYYDDMAWLALALERAGRLTGVGRPKALDKLADQFLTAWVPEDGGGIPWRKQDQFFNAPANGPAAIFLARHLSSLGEPLRRAQQMADWMDETLIDPDTHLVFDGIKAGSLVRAQYTYCQGVVLGAETELAVRTSDPRHAERVRRLVAAVAEHMAPGGVIKGAGGGDGGLFDGILARYLALVATALPGDSDADVEARKTAGDIVVTSARAVWDNRQTGKATENLPLFGAFWDRPAELPTAGGGDAQFVEGAVNSSEIPERDLSVQLSGWMVLEAAHVVTAGDSD; encoded by the coding sequence ATGGATCAGTTGTGGGCCAACCGCGCTGCCAGTGCCGAAGCCGCGATCACGACGCGCCACCTCAGACGCCTGTGGGGGCTGCCGGGCACCCAGCTCGGGGTGGTCGCGTGGCCCCCCGCGGCACAGCACCGCCGGTTCGGCACCTGGCACTACTGGTGGCAGGCGCACCTGCTGGACAACCTGGTCGACGCGCAGGTCCGCGACCCCAAACCGGAACGACTGACCGCGATCAACCGTCAGATCCGCGGGCACCGGCTGCGCAACCTGGGCCGGTGGACCAATGATTACTACGACGACATGGCCTGGCTGGCGCTGGCCCTCGAACGGGCCGGGAGGCTGACCGGGGTGGGCCGGCCGAAGGCGCTGGACAAGCTCGCCGATCAGTTCCTGACCGCGTGGGTGCCTGAGGACGGCGGCGGCATCCCGTGGCGCAAGCAGGACCAGTTCTTCAACGCGCCCGCCAACGGGCCGGCGGCGATCTTCCTCGCCCGGCACCTCTCCTCTCTGGGCGAACCTCTGCGTCGTGCCCAGCAGATGGCCGACTGGATGGACGAGACCCTGATCGACCCGGACACCCACCTGGTGTTCGACGGCATCAAGGCGGGTTCGCTGGTGCGCGCCCAGTACACCTATTGCCAGGGCGTGGTGCTGGGCGCCGAGACCGAACTGGCGGTGCGCACCAGCGACCCGCGGCACGCCGAACGGGTGCGCCGGCTGGTGGCCGCGGTGGCCGAGCACATGGCGCCGGGCGGGGTGATCAAGGGCGCCGGGGGTGGGGACGGCGGACTGTTCGACGGCATCCTCGCGCGATACCTGGCCTTGGTGGCGACCGCGCTGCCCGGCGACTCCGACGCAGACGTCGAGGCCCGTAAGACGGCGGGCGACATCGTGGTCACGTCGGCGCGGGCGGTGTGGGACAACCGGCAAACCGGCAAGGCCACCGAGAACCTGCCGTTGTTCGGGGCGTTCTGGGATCGCCCGGCGGAGCTGCCCACCGCGGGCGGCGGGGACGCGCAGTTCGTGGAGGGGGCGGTCAATTCGTCGGAGATCCCCGAGCGGGATCTGTCCGTGCAACTGTCGGGATGGATGGTTCTGGAAGCCGCGCATGTTGTGACCGCAGGTGACAGTGACTGA